In Variovorax paradoxus, a single genomic region encodes these proteins:
- a CDS encoding IS1634 family transposase, with protein sequence MFIKLTRSGGHTYAQLVESFRDEHGKPRQRTLATIGRVDETDGQVDSLLGGLLRAKGRSLSETSVPQVRFESALALGDVWALDQLWHELGFDGLAAVFRRARFTNPIEHALRVMVFNRLCDPDSKLGVLRWLQTVSMPGIDAEALTHQQLLRSMDALMDHQDAVDECVAGLLRPLIDEDLSVVFYDLTTIRAQGLSQQEGDVRRYGMSKEGMVVRQFMLGVVQTADGMPIYHEVFAGNTAEAPTLEPTLKKVMARYPHIRRLVVVADRGLLSLDNIEALSELRLSGGASGSTDQALEFILAVPGRRYGEFADILEPINARARARASEQETTEETIDEAQWQGLRLVAAHNPQQAAEQTASRQARIDQLRQRADQLVGKLDSQDAGKAHRGRKLSDAGVTARFFHEVSEAHLKRIIKVDLHADLFTYDIDQAALARAQAMDGKLLLVTNVADLTPKEVVQRYKALADIERGFRVLKSEIEIAPVFHRLPERIKAHASICMLALILYRVMRQRLKMSGSDLSPEAALADLRRIQRHRVSINNAAPIAGVSSIVQRQTDVLAALKIKKPQQDTQLSLL encoded by the coding sequence ATGTTCATCAAGCTCACCCGCTCAGGCGGCCACACCTACGCCCAGTTGGTGGAGTCCTTCCGAGACGAACACGGCAAACCCCGCCAGCGCACGCTGGCCACCATCGGGCGGGTGGACGAAACAGATGGACAAGTCGACTCACTGCTGGGCGGTCTGCTTCGCGCCAAGGGTCGCTCACTGAGTGAGACATCCGTTCCCCAGGTGCGTTTTGAATCCGCACTGGCCCTGGGCGATGTCTGGGCGCTGGATCAACTCTGGCACGAGTTGGGTTTCGATGGCTTGGCTGCTGTCTTTCGCCGCGCACGCTTTACCAACCCCATCGAGCATGCCCTGCGGGTGATGGTCTTTAACCGGCTGTGCGACCCCGACTCCAAGCTCGGGGTGCTGCGCTGGCTGCAAACCGTCAGCATGCCGGGTATCGATGCAGAGGCACTCACCCACCAGCAACTGCTGCGCAGCATGGATGCGCTCATGGACCACCAGGACGCGGTGGATGAATGCGTGGCGGGCCTTTTGCGCCCGCTGATTGATGAGGATCTGTCGGTGGTGTTCTACGACCTGACCACCATCCGCGCCCAAGGACTGAGCCAGCAAGAGGGTGACGTGCGCCGCTATGGGATGTCCAAGGAAGGCATGGTGGTGCGCCAATTCATGCTCGGCGTGGTGCAAACAGCCGACGGCATGCCTATCTATCACGAGGTGTTTGCGGGCAACACAGCCGAGGCACCGACGTTGGAGCCGACCTTGAAGAAGGTGATGGCGCGTTACCCGCACATCCGCCGCCTGGTGGTGGTGGCTGACCGTGGGCTGCTTTCGCTGGACAACATAGAGGCCTTGTCCGAGTTGCGCTTGTCGGGTGGGGCCAGCGGATCAACCGATCAAGCGCTGGAGTTCATCCTGGCAGTGCCGGGGCGGCGCTATGGCGAGTTCGCAGACATACTGGAGCCGATCAACGCCCGAGCCCGAGCCCGCGCATCAGAGCAAGAAACGACAGAAGAGACTATCGATGAGGCGCAATGGCAGGGTCTTCGTCTGGTGGCGGCCCATAACCCGCAGCAGGCGGCCGAGCAGACTGCCAGTCGTCAGGCGCGCATTGACCAATTGCGCCAGCGCGCCGACCAGCTGGTGGGCAAGCTCGATTCGCAAGATGCAGGCAAGGCACACCGGGGTAGAAAGCTGTCTGATGCGGGTGTGACGGCACGCTTCTTCCATGAGGTGAGCGAGGCGCACCTCAAGCGCATCATCAAGGTCGATTTGCATGCCGATCTGTTCACGTATGACATCGACCAGGCAGCTCTGGCCCGCGCCCAGGCGATGGATGGCAAGCTGCTGCTGGTGACCAACGTGGCGGACTTGACACCCAAAGAGGTGGTGCAGCGCTACAAGGCACTGGCAGACATCGAACGGGGATTTCGGGTGCTGAAGTCGGAGATCGAGATTGCGCCGGTGTTCCACCGCCTGCCCGAGCGCATCAAGGCGCATGCGAGCATTTGCATGCTGGCCCTGATCCTGTACCGCGTGATGCGCCAGCGCCTGAAGATGAGTGGCAGCGATTTGTCACCGGAGGCTGCCCTGGCGGACTTGCGGCGAATTCAGCGCCACCGTGTGAGCATCAACAATGCCGCGCCCATTGCGGGCGTCTCTTCCATCGTCCAACGCCAGACCGATGTGCTGGCCGCACTGAAGATCAAAAAACCCCAGCAAGACACCCAATTGAGCCTGCTGTAG
- a CDS encoding heavy metal sensor histidine kinase, whose product MSQPPGRPHSIQSRLSLWIAAQTLFGLSVICLAIYLVTAWNFDQKQEEELDHKAVLVQHLLKEAEKGGNLPFLRHKLDDFFSMQDDVTLSISHAGQTLFQSTPAVGGIWMLRDIEVPWTQGDTTTQLSVQIGVNTAQEARLLRRLAWTLLGAVVLGTALVSFTGMWLVRRGLRPLKRLAESTAAMAPDKANRPIDAMGFAEELRPWITQFNALLLRVQRAYVQLESFNADVAHELRTPLANLIGSTELALTRQRSNEELQAVLASNLEEIGRLSGIVTDMLFLSQAERGTPMRTRAVTSLAVQAADVIDFYDAMLEEAGLRAEVTGDAMADVDTALIRRALFNLLGNAIRFATPASVIRIEIGQDSGEFTVAVVNRGEPIDPAALPRLFERFYRAAQARDGSTRHHGLGLSIVEAIARMHGGRVFAASQGGETRIGFTLLRS is encoded by the coding sequence ATGAGTCAGCCCCCAGGCCGGCCGCACTCCATCCAGAGCCGGCTGTCGCTCTGGATCGCCGCGCAGACGCTGTTCGGGCTCAGCGTGATCTGCCTTGCCATCTACCTCGTCACCGCCTGGAACTTCGACCAGAAGCAGGAAGAGGAACTCGACCACAAGGCGGTGCTGGTGCAGCACCTGCTCAAGGAGGCGGAGAAAGGCGGCAACCTGCCCTTCCTGCGGCACAAGCTCGACGACTTCTTCTCGATGCAGGACGACGTGACGCTGTCGATCTCGCACGCGGGCCAGACGCTGTTCCAGTCCACGCCCGCGGTCGGCGGCATCTGGATGCTGCGCGACATCGAAGTGCCGTGGACGCAGGGCGACACCACCACGCAGCTTTCCGTACAGATCGGCGTGAACACCGCGCAGGAAGCGCGCCTGCTGCGGCGCCTGGCGTGGACGCTGCTGGGCGCGGTGGTGCTGGGCACGGCGCTGGTCTCGTTCACCGGCATGTGGCTGGTGCGGCGCGGGTTGCGTCCGCTCAAGCGGCTGGCCGAGAGCACCGCGGCCATGGCGCCGGACAAGGCCAACCGGCCCATCGACGCCATGGGTTTCGCCGAAGAGCTGCGCCCGTGGATCACCCAGTTCAACGCCCTGCTGCTGCGGGTGCAGCGTGCCTACGTGCAGCTGGAGTCCTTCAACGCCGACGTGGCGCATGAGCTGCGCACGCCGCTGGCCAACCTGATCGGCTCGACCGAACTCGCGCTCACCCGTCAGCGCAGCAACGAAGAACTGCAGGCGGTGCTCGCGTCCAACCTCGAGGAAATCGGCCGGCTCTCGGGCATCGTTACCGACATGCTGTTTCTCTCCCAGGCCGAGCGCGGCACGCCGATGCGCACGCGCGCGGTGACGAGCCTGGCCGTGCAGGCCGCCGATGTGATCGACTTCTACGACGCCATGCTCGAAGAAGCCGGCCTGCGCGCCGAGGTGACGGGCGACGCCATGGCCGACGTGGACACCGCGCTGATACGGCGCGCGCTGTTCAACCTGCTGGGCAACGCCATCCGCTTCGCCACGCCGGCCTCGGTCATCCGCATCGAGATCGGCCAGGACAGCGGGGAATTCACCGTGGCGGTGGTCAACCGCGGCGAGCCGATCGACCCGGCCGCGCTGCCGCGCCTGTTCGAGCGCTTCTACCGCGCCGCCCAGGCACGCGACGGCTCCACGCGGCACCACGGGCTGGGGTTGTCGATCGTCGAGGCCATCGCACGCATGCATGGCGGGCGGGTGTTCGCGGCCAGCCAGGGCGGCGAGACGCGCATCGGGTTCACGCTGCTGCGTTCTTGA
- a CDS encoding cation:proton antiporter: MSATSLLLQLIVILTTARVCGWVLRHVGQPSVVGEMAAGLMLGPVVFGALFPSLHAQLFSKESLQGLSSLSTLGLVLFMFVVGLELRASKGVREQLRSAGYVGVLSVIVPLALGVAISPALYPTLAPAGVGFWPFALFMAAALSITAFPVMARILKDRGMTRTPFGQLSLGAAAVVDVFAWILLAFVVALVGAGEGYQGLLKTTLGMAVVLCALFFGLKPAFAWLLRTKAPEGEPSTTVMASLMIGLLVTALATEWLHLHAVFGAFLFGACLPRDDRLLKSLSERIEPISIVVLMPLFFALAGLGTTSNAFSGAGFGAMMLILGVAAFGKIAGGAVGARMAGYGWRDSLATGSLMNARGLMELIVMKIGLDAGLIGPELFTMLLVMALVTTAMTGPLINLFIGRRSPAVADAAHAKP; encoded by the coding sequence ATGTCCGCAACTTCCCTGCTGCTGCAACTCATCGTCATCCTGACCACCGCGCGCGTCTGCGGCTGGGTGCTTCGCCACGTGGGGCAGCCCAGCGTGGTGGGCGAGATGGCCGCCGGCCTCATGCTGGGGCCGGTCGTTTTCGGGGCGCTGTTCCCGTCGCTGCATGCGCAGCTGTTTTCCAAGGAATCGCTGCAAGGGCTGTCGTCGCTGTCGACCCTCGGGCTGGTGCTGTTCATGTTCGTGGTGGGCCTGGAGCTGCGGGCTTCCAAGGGCGTGCGCGAGCAGCTGCGTTCGGCGGGCTACGTGGGCGTGCTGAGCGTGATCGTGCCGCTGGCGCTGGGCGTTGCCATCTCGCCGGCCCTTTACCCCACGCTGGCGCCGGCGGGCGTGGGCTTCTGGCCGTTTGCGCTGTTCATGGCGGCGGCGCTGTCGATCACCGCGTTCCCGGTGATGGCGCGCATCCTCAAGGACCGGGGCATGACCCGCACGCCCTTCGGGCAACTGTCGCTGGGCGCTGCCGCCGTGGTCGACGTGTTCGCGTGGATTCTGCTGGCCTTTGTGGTGGCGCTGGTGGGCGCGGGCGAGGGTTACCAGGGGCTGCTCAAGACCACGCTGGGCATGGCCGTGGTGCTGTGCGCGCTGTTCTTCGGGCTCAAGCCGGCCTTCGCGTGGCTGCTGCGCACCAAGGCACCGGAGGGTGAGCCCTCGACCACTGTGATGGCCTCGCTGATGATCGGCCTGCTGGTCACCGCCCTGGCCACCGAGTGGCTGCACCTGCACGCGGTGTTCGGCGCCTTCCTGTTCGGCGCCTGCCTGCCGCGCGACGACCGGCTGCTGAAGTCGCTGAGCGAGCGCATCGAGCCGATTTCCATCGTCGTGCTGATGCCGCTGTTCTTTGCGCTGGCCGGGCTCGGCACCACCTCCAATGCGTTCTCTGGCGCGGGCTTCGGCGCCATGATGTTGATCCTGGGCGTGGCCGCCTTCGGCAAGATCGCCGGCGGCGCGGTCGGTGCCCGCATGGCAGGCTACGGCTGGCGCGACAGCCTGGCCACGGGCTCGCTGATGAACGCGCGTGGCCTCATGGAACTCATCGTCATGAAGATCGGCCTGGACGCCGGCCTGATCGGCCCCGAACTGTTCACGATGCTGCTGGTCATGGCGCTCGTGACCACCGCCATGACCGGGCCGCTGATCAACCTTTTCATCGGTCGCCGGTCACCTGCCGTGGCCGATGCGGCGCACGCCAAGCCTTGA